In a single window of the Atribacterota bacterium genome:
- a CDS encoding sugar ABC transporter substrate-binding protein, translating into FTKRDKDAIVVGLGCDETGQEELSKEGYIYVGDPASFPERYGNYLIPAALMKLAGHSLPEGIFVQHVVVTPMNVCELYPKWPCVTPEGYPDVKYEFPKEAYNKFLAELREKYKEYAQLIPEDIQ; encoded by the coding sequence TTCACCAAAAGAGACAAAGATGCTATCGTCGTAGGATTAGGATGCGATGAAACCGGACAGGAAGAATTATCCAAGGAAGGATATATTTACGTTGGCGACCCGGCATCGTTCCCCGAGCGATATGGAAACTACCTCATCCCTGCAGCACTCATGAAACTTGCCGGTCATTCCCTTCCCGAGGGTATTTTTGTCCAGCACGTCGTCGTGACGCCGATGAATGTTTGTGAACTCTATCCAAAGTGGCCCTGTGTCACACCAGAAGGATATCCCGACGTGAAGTACGAATTCCCCAAAGAAGCGTACAACAAATTCCTGGCCGAGCTTCGAGAGAAGTACAAAGAGTACGCACAACTCATTCCCGAAGATATACAATAA
- a CDS encoding uroporphyrinogen decarboxylase family protein has protein sequence MDKPQILLNLNLLFYPPFEIEILEEDDHHLLYVDLDGVKRHFLKETAVIPSAVEYPIKNWETWETLKRERLRPEEILFRLPPNWDEMIVLYKERDFPLVIGGYPHGLFGTLATLMGYENLFVGYYQDPELIHDITQTFVNLWMAIYEEILAQIEVDALHIWEDLSFGKGPMISPKIMQEFMVPYYRRLTDFVKARGVEVVLLDTDGYCFDIIPLLIAGGITGLYPIEVSCGMDLVQVRKAFPQLQLLGGIPKSEIARGKERIEEILKTVQEVLKTGGYIPFGDHLIPPEVGFQEFSSYRIRLNEIIEKTGKY, from the coding sequence ATGGATAAGCCTCAGATACTGCTCAATCTCAACCTTCTTTTCTATCCGCCTTTTGAAATCGAAATCCTGGAAGAAGACGATCACCACCTCCTTTACGTTGACCTGGATGGGGTTAAAAGGCATTTTCTTAAAGAAACTGCAGTGATCCCTTCAGCCGTCGAGTATCCAATCAAAAACTGGGAAACTTGGGAAACACTCAAAAGAGAGCGGCTCCGGCCAGAGGAAATTCTTTTTCGTCTGCCCCCAAATTGGGACGAGATGATCGTTCTTTATAAAGAACGAGATTTTCCTCTGGTTATCGGTGGGTATCCCCACGGTCTTTTTGGAACCTTGGCAACGCTCATGGGATATGAAAATCTTTTCGTAGGGTACTATCAGGACCCAGAGCTTATCCATGACATTACCCAAACCTTTGTCAACCTCTGGATGGCTATCTACGAAGAAATCCTGGCTCAAATTGAAGTTGATGCCCTCCACATTTGGGAAGACCTGTCCTTCGGTAAGGGCCCCATGATTTCCCCAAAAATCATGCAGGAATTTATGGTACCTTATTATCGCCGACTCACCGATTTTGTCAAAGCCCGGGGTGTTGAGGTAGTGCTCCTGGATACCGATGGATACTGTTTCGATATCATTCCTCTTTTAATCGCAGGCGGTATCACTGGTCTTTACCCCATCGAAGTAAGCTGCGGAATGGACCTTGTACAAGTGCGCAAAGCGTTTCCACAATTACAGCTTCTCGGTGGAATCCCCAAAAGCGAAATTGCTCGAGGCAAAGAACGTATCGAAGAAATCTTGAAAACGGTTCAGGAAGTACTAAAAACGGGGGGATACATCCCCTTTGGGGATCACCTCATCCCTCCTGAAGTCGGTTTTCAAGAGTTTTCTTCATACCGCATCCGATTGAACGAAATCATAGAAAAAACAGGAAAATATTAG
- a CDS encoding sugar ABC transporter ATP-binding protein, whose protein sequence is MPDLLFMEKICKSFFGVPVLKNVSFQLRHGEVHVLLGENGAGKSTLIKILSGAYTLDSGKIFLEGHEIDTANYNPETATRMGIATIYQNFHLVPHLTVAENISLATFPVSRMGFINWSKVRAFAEQALQRVQLQIDPKTKVKNLTMSQQQMLEIAIALAQKAKIIIMDEPTAAISRKETETLFQIIRQIKTQGVGIIYISHKLEEIKEIGDTITILRDGEQVGTMTVRNVDMNQVVHLMTGKEIRAEQKRERNIRDQEIFRCIHLSAAGKFEDISFMVRDGEILGLTGLVGAGKTELARAIFGVDRFEKGEIFVGGVRIYHNTPRAMVEAGVGYIPEDRDLSGLCLNRPIRDNITIVSHAKSRNIGLNIRQDNQIAQSFVQRLQIRTDSLERQVKYLSGGNKQKVILAKWFQAHCQFLILDEPTIGIDVGARQEIYRLIYDFVREAKRGVLFISSDLSEVLNIVDRILVMVRGRITAELSPDGLTKQELLTYCLGLKNNFIQG, encoded by the coding sequence GTGCCAGACCTTCTTTTCATGGAGAAGATTTGCAAGTCCTTTTTTGGCGTCCCGGTTCTTAAAAATGTCTCCTTCCAATTGCGCCATGGTGAAGTCCACGTGCTGTTGGGAGAAAATGGTGCCGGTAAATCAACGCTCATCAAGATTCTAAGCGGAGCCTATACCTTAGACAGTGGAAAAATATTCCTGGAGGGTCACGAAATCGATACGGCAAACTACAATCCAGAAACTGCAACCCGGATGGGCATCGCCACAATATACCAAAATTTTCACCTTGTGCCACACCTTACCGTTGCGGAGAACATCTCTCTTGCCACCTTCCCGGTCTCTCGAATGGGTTTTATTAATTGGTCAAAGGTGCGTGCTTTTGCTGAACAAGCCCTCCAGAGGGTACAACTTCAGATTGACCCCAAGACCAAAGTCAAAAATCTCACGATGTCCCAACAACAAATGCTTGAAATCGCCATAGCGCTCGCGCAAAAAGCAAAAATCATCATCATGGATGAACCCACCGCCGCAATCAGTCGTAAAGAGACCGAAACCCTTTTCCAAATCATCCGACAGATTAAAACCCAAGGGGTGGGCATCATTTATATTTCCCATAAACTGGAGGAAATCAAAGAAATTGGCGACACAATCACCATCCTCCGTGATGGAGAACAGGTAGGAACGATGACGGTTCGTAACGTGGATATGAACCAGGTTGTTCATCTCATGACTGGAAAAGAAATCCGTGCAGAGCAGAAAAGAGAGCGCAACATTCGTGACCAGGAAATTTTCCGCTGCATTCATTTATCGGCCGCTGGTAAATTTGAGGATATTTCTTTTATGGTGCGAGATGGTGAAATACTGGGATTAACGGGACTGGTCGGTGCCGGGAAAACAGAGTTAGCCCGAGCAATTTTTGGTGTCGACCGCTTCGAAAAAGGGGAAATTTTCGTTGGAGGAGTCCGGATATACCACAATACTCCCAGAGCCATGGTTGAGGCTGGGGTGGGGTATATCCCCGAAGACCGGGATTTATCCGGCCTCTGTCTGAACCGACCCATTCGAGACAACATCACCATCGTTTCCCATGCCAAGAGTCGAAATATTGGGCTCAATATCCGTCAGGACAATCAGATCGCTCAATCCTTTGTGCAACGCCTCCAAATTCGAACTGACTCTCTAGAAAGGCAGGTTAAATACTTAAGTGGTGGAAACAAGCAAAAGGTGATTCTTGCCAAATGGTTTCAAGCCCATTGTCAATTTCTCATCCTCGACGAACCCACCATTGGTATTGATGTCGGCGCAAGACAGGAAATTTATCGCCTGATTTATGATTTTGTCCGCGAAGCGAAACGAGGGGTACTTTTTATTTCCAGCGACCTTTCAGAAGTGCTCAATATTGTTGACCGTATTTTAGTCATGGTGCGAGGCCGGATTACTGCTGAACTTTCCCCCGATGGTCTCACCAAACAGGAACTTCTCACCTATTGTCTTGGCCTCAAGAATAACTTTATACAAGGGTGA
- a CDS encoding ABC transporter permease, whose amino-acid sequence MPTERNFLKMVLTFITRQQSLSMLFILLIMWIVLAFLSPYFLTINNIFEITLQSAVIALIAAGESFVIFSGGIDLSVGSVFAFSAIIGGLGLMATQNIFFSLLASLGGGLFAGFCNGAAIIKLKIPPFVATLGMMGIARGLALILSRGIPIYGLPRGYMWIGQGRVLGVVPVPTIIVLVLFTVMFFVLRNTRFGRFTYALGSNAEATRLSGVKIPPVMLGIYMISGAFASVAAVIESARLGTMQPASGSGYELLAIGSVFIGGASIYGGEGNIFASLIGALIVTTIRNGLNILGVSAFYQYVVNGLIIIFAVAADQSRRAR is encoded by the coding sequence ATGCCCACAGAACGAAACTTCCTCAAAATGGTTCTCACCTTTATCACTCGCCAGCAATCCCTCTCCATGCTTTTCATTCTCCTCATTATGTGGATTGTCCTGGCGTTTCTCTCTCCGTACTTTCTCACCATCAACAACATCTTCGAAATCACGCTCCAGTCAGCGGTCATCGCCCTCATCGCCGCAGGAGAATCGTTTGTCATTTTCTCTGGAGGAATCGACCTCTCGGTAGGGTCAGTTTTTGCTTTTTCCGCCATTATAGGTGGCCTGGGATTAATGGCCACACAGAATATTTTCTTCTCTCTTCTCGCCTCCTTAGGTGGTGGGCTCTTTGCAGGTTTTTGTAACGGTGCCGCTATTATCAAGCTCAAAATTCCACCTTTTGTGGCTACCCTCGGTATGATGGGCATCGCCAGAGGTTTAGCGCTCATTCTTTCTCGTGGGATACCCATTTATGGTCTTCCCCGAGGATACATGTGGATTGGTCAAGGAAGGGTTTTGGGTGTTGTTCCAGTCCCCACAATCATCGTCCTTGTCCTCTTCACGGTGATGTTTTTCGTCTTGCGTAATACCCGCTTTGGTCGTTTCACCTACGCTCTGGGAAGTAACGCCGAAGCAACCAGGTTATCTGGAGTGAAAATTCCCCCGGTGATGCTCGGCATTTACATGATCTCAGGAGCATTTGCCTCGGTTGCTGCGGTTATTGAGTCAGCTCGCCTCGGCACCATGCAACCAGCTTCTGGCAGTGGATACGAACTTTTGGCCATCGGTTCAGTGTTTATCGGTGGCGCAAGCATTTACGGAGGTGAAGGAAACATTTTTGCTTCCCTCATTGGCGCTCTCATCGTCACCACCATTCGTAACGGTCTGAACATTCTGGGTGTCTCAGCCTTTTACCAGTACGTCGTCAACGGACTCATCATTATCTTTGCCGTAGCCGCGGACCAAAGCCGAAGGGCTCGTTAA
- a CDS encoding ABC transporter substrate-binding protein, translated as MGTRKWLVCFLVLLLAFSASIPVFAQDRSKTIVFIPKSTDVTYWLFLRKGAVDKARELGYEIDYQGVATEADIAGQVNLVNNIAATKPAGILLAATDAKALQAPVENAIKSGVPVIMVDSGIEDPSIPYANITTDNFDGGYKAGMLLAEMIGKKGKVSNIGITAGSQTGRERSDGFIEAMKNFPDIQVLPVQWTNAEAATAMNIATDQLNANPDIVGFYSAAAPMAVGIAQALKAKGLDKKIKLITFDPSPEVLPLFEEGTIHAILAQDPYQMGYRGVEMLDQVIKGGTISPEEKNIQIPVVIITPENYNQPEIQKLLQTPDKF; from the coding sequence ATGGGTACGAGAAAATGGTTGGTGTGCTTTCTGGTTTTGCTGTTGGCATTCAGTGCAAGTATTCCAGTTTTTGCTCAGGACCGGTCAAAGACCATCGTGTTTATTCCCAAGTCAACGGATGTCACCTACTGGCTCTTTTTGCGGAAGGGTGCCGTGGACAAGGCGAGAGAACTAGGCTACGAAATCGACTACCAGGGTGTTGCCACCGAAGCCGACATCGCTGGTCAGGTGAACCTCGTCAATAACATTGCCGCCACAAAACCTGCTGGGATTCTTCTGGCTGCAACCGACGCCAAAGCGCTCCAGGCCCCAGTAGAAAACGCCATCAAATCTGGAGTGCCAGTGATCATGGTTGACTCTGGCATCGAAGACCCATCCATCCCCTATGCCAACATCACCACTGACAACTTCGATGGTGGTTACAAGGCCGGTATGCTCCTTGCGGAAATGATCGGCAAAAAGGGTAAGGTCTCCAATATCGGCATCACCGCGGGTTCACAAACCGGAAGGGAACGTAGCGACGGGTTTATTGAGGCCATGAAAAACTTTCCCGATATCCAGGTCTTGCCGGTACAGTGGACGAATGCCGAAGCAGCAACAGCTATGAACATTGCCACGGATCAGCTCAATGCCAATCCCGACATCGTGGGTTTCTATTCTGCTGCCGCTCCGATGGCCGTTGGTATCGCCCAAGCTCTAAAAGCCAAAGGATTGGACAAAAAAATCAAACTCATTACTTTTGACCCCAGCCCGGAAGTGCTTCCGCTCTTCGAAGAGGGAACCATTCACGCTATCCTTGCTCAGGACCCCTATCAGATGGGATACCGTGGCGTGGAAATGCTTGACCAGGTGATTAAAGGCGGCACGATTAGTCCCGAAGAGAAAAACATCCAGATTCCAGTGGTCATCATCACTCCTGAAAACTATAACCAACCAGAAATTCAAAAACTCCTGCAGACTCCAGACAAATTTTAG
- a CDS encoding SDR family oxidoreductase — protein sequence MMPKLQKGQWALVTGASSGIGEHFAYGLAEKGLNVILLGRDEAALRRVAATIETKHPVKMEIVRCDLTQELRKAVGILQEFDVDLLINNAGVAFYGKFLEREPSRYREMIELNITVLTELAFQAGKRMVEKRRGGVINVGSVAGFFPVANFAVYAATKAYVHSFSLSLWAEWKRYNVHVLYVAPGPTRTRFFERSRNGLQRPKDSPGVMDPEIVARASLTAYEHNKVVYVPGWRNRLGPLFVRRFFSDWMVAQFTEKSYR from the coding sequence ATGATGCCAAAACTTCAGAAAGGGCAGTGGGCTCTGGTGACAGGGGCTTCTTCTGGCATTGGGGAACACTTCGCCTATGGGTTGGCTGAGAAGGGTCTCAATGTGATTCTTTTGGGACGAGATGAAGCTGCTTTAAGGCGTGTTGCAGCCACGATCGAAACAAAACATCCGGTAAAAATGGAAATTGTGCGCTGTGACCTGACCCAGGAGCTGCGAAAAGCTGTCGGTATTCTTCAGGAATTCGATGTCGACCTTTTGATTAATAACGCTGGAGTTGCTTTTTATGGAAAGTTTCTGGAACGGGAACCCTCCCGATACCGGGAGATGATCGAACTCAACATCACTGTTCTGACTGAGCTTGCTTTCCAGGCAGGAAAGCGGATGGTGGAAAAAAGGCGCGGTGGGGTAATTAATGTTGGTTCGGTGGCTGGATTTTTCCCGGTGGCAAATTTTGCCGTCTATGCGGCCACTAAAGCCTATGTCCATAGTTTTTCCCTGTCCCTTTGGGCGGAATGGAAAAGGTATAATGTTCATGTCCTCTATGTTGCTCCCGGTCCAACCAGAACTCGATTTTTTGAGCGTTCCCGAAATGGCCTTCAGCGACCAAAAGATTCTCCTGGGGTGATGGACCCGGAGATCGTGGCGAGAGCGTCCCTTACAGCGTATGAGCATAATAAAGTTGTGTACGTGCCTGGGTGGAGGAATCGTTTGGGGCCTCTTTTTGTGCGCCGCTTTTTTTCTGACTGGATGGTAGCCCAGTTTACTGAAAAATCCTATCGTTGA
- a CDS encoding glycerol-3-phosphate acyltransferase gives MWKEILYCGGAYLSGSVLYAPLLGKCFGVDPRKTGTDGNPGAANAFRSGGVLLGILVLLFDFLKGFIPVFLLFEKAQRLQTILAIAPVAGHVFPVFFHFKGGKGIATTFGVWGGLTYWVIPSILGSTFSAFLLLRHLINITLSDHLAVTIGMIHLSGWTLLRYGHPYFLIALFNTALLIFTHRHEFRRKGQNYV, from the coding sequence ATGTGGAAAGAAATTCTTTACTGTGGAGGAGCATACCTTTCTGGGTCAGTACTGTATGCGCCGCTTCTTGGAAAGTGCTTTGGTGTAGACCCCCGCAAGACCGGAACGGACGGTAACCCAGGAGCGGCGAACGCATTCCGAAGCGGTGGTGTGCTTTTGGGAATCTTGGTTTTACTCTTTGACTTTCTTAAAGGATTTATACCGGTTTTCCTCCTCTTTGAAAAAGCGCAACGCTTACAAACCATTTTAGCAATTGCCCCCGTAGCGGGACACGTCTTTCCAGTGTTCTTTCACTTTAAGGGTGGAAAAGGTATCGCCACCACGTTCGGGGTTTGGGGTGGGCTCACGTACTGGGTGATACCTTCAATCCTGGGTAGTACCTTTTCCGCCTTTCTCCTCCTCCGGCACCTAATCAATATTACCCTTTCTGACCACCTTGCCGTCACAATCGGAATGATCCATCTTAGTGGATGGACGTTACTTCGCTATGGACATCCATATTTTCTCATCGCTCTTTTCAACACCGCTCTCCTCATTTTCACTCACCGACATGAATTCAGACGAAAGGGGCAGAACTATGTTTGA
- a CDS encoding glycosyltransferase, whose protein sequence is MFDQGTIFTHFERVHIFAIVLAGIAFFNLLTIQKPTRRGITSEKPLVSILIPARNEERTITRCLQSILAQDYPHFEVLVWDDCSTDKTREILYTIQDRRFRWIAGSEPPPGWLGKSWACFNLAQNARGEILIFTDADTWHTPSTLSVLVDEMLNHRLDALSGIAREETSTLGEKLTVPFIVWSVVALYPHFLSRVFPRWRALAVGNGQLMAFRRRVYWDIDGHRAVREKVVEDIELARKLRARGYRYCFYNLTEIISCRMYRNFQESFLGLAKSYFWIFGGNIAFSSFVWSWLFFYTVYPYWLLLKQDDMTRALLTIGANGLSWWVTSFFYRLTPWSILLSPFILVMSTIIGWTSVILTRTKRVIWKERYILKASPPLR, encoded by the coding sequence ATGTTTGACCAGGGAACAATTTTTACCCACTTCGAACGAGTTCACATCTTTGCCATAGTGCTCGCTGGTATTGCCTTTTTCAACCTCCTCACCATCCAAAAACCAACCCGAAGAGGGATTACTTCAGAAAAACCCCTAGTCAGTATCCTCATCCCAGCTCGAAACGAAGAACGTACGATTACAAGATGCCTCCAATCAATTCTTGCCCAGGATTATCCTCACTTTGAAGTGCTCGTCTGGGATGACTGTTCCACCGACAAAACACGAGAAATCCTCTACACCATTCAAGACAGGCGATTCCGCTGGATCGCTGGTAGCGAACCACCTCCTGGTTGGCTGGGAAAAAGCTGGGCCTGTTTTAATCTGGCTCAAAATGCTCGAGGGGAAATTCTCATCTTTACTGACGCCGACACCTGGCACACACCTTCGACGTTGAGTGTTCTCGTTGACGAAATGCTCAACCATCGGCTCGACGCCTTAAGTGGTATCGCTCGCGAGGAGACAAGCACTTTGGGAGAAAAGTTGACCGTTCCTTTCATCGTCTGGAGCGTGGTTGCCCTGTACCCCCATTTTTTGTCTCGCGTTTTTCCACGCTGGCGAGCTCTTGCCGTGGGAAACGGTCAACTCATGGCCTTCCGTCGAAGGGTTTACTGGGATATTGATGGACATCGGGCCGTACGAGAAAAAGTGGTGGAAGACATCGAACTCGCTCGAAAACTCCGTGCACGTGGATACCGCTACTGTTTTTACAACCTCACTGAAATCATATCCTGTCGAATGTACAGGAATTTCCAGGAATCATTCCTGGGTCTCGCCAAGAGTTATTTCTGGATTTTTGGAGGCAACATCGCTTTTTCGAGCTTCGTTTGGAGCTGGCTCTTTTTCTATACCGTGTATCCGTACTGGCTTTTACTTAAACAGGACGATATGACCCGAGCACTCCTCACGATTGGGGCAAATGGTCTTTCCTGGTGGGTAACAAGTTTTTTTTACCGTCTCACACCGTGGAGCATCCTCCTCAGCCCTTTCATTTTGGTCATGAGCACAATCATTGGATGGACTTCCGTCATTCTCACCAGAACCAAACGAGTTATCTGGAAAGAACGGTACATTCTCAAAGCGTCCCCACCCCTGCGATGA